Proteins encoded by one window of Musa acuminata AAA Group cultivar baxijiao chromosome BXJ2-9, Cavendish_Baxijiao_AAA, whole genome shotgun sequence:
- the LOC135622669 gene encoding large ribosomal subunit protein bL12c-like, which produces MAAALSLTASYYIASSGFPISSSAPSQTLKYPSQLFPLRSLRLAAVSLSPPAAVSPKIEELGSKIAGLTLEEARGLVDYLQDRLGVSAAAFAPAAVAVAPGAAAEAAPAAVEEKTEFDVVIEGVPSNARIATIKVVRALTNLPLKEAKDLIEGLPKKFKEAVSKEEAEEAKKQLEEVGAKISIV; this is translated from the coding sequence ATGGCGGCTGCTCTCTCCCTCACTGCCTCCTACTACATCGCCTCCTCCGGCTTCCCCATCTCTTCCTCCGCCCCATCCCAAACCCTAAAGTACCCTTCCCAACTCTTCCCTCTCCGCTCTCTCCGCCTTGCCGCCGTCTCCCTTTCCCCTCCCGCCGCCGTATCCCCCAAGATCGAGGAGCTGGGTAGCAAGATCGCGGGCCTCACCCTCGAGGAGGCCCGCGGCCTCGTCGACTACCTCCAGGACCGCCTCGGCGTCTCCGCCGCCGCCTTCGCCCccgccgccgtcgccgtcgctCCCGGAGCCGCCGCCGAAGCGGCCCCCGCTGCCGTGGAGGAGAAGACGGAGTTCGACGTGGTCATCGAGGGCGTCCCCAGCAACGCCAGGATCGCCACCATCAAGGTGGTCCGGGCGCTGACGAACCTGCCGCTCaaggaggccaaggatttgatcgAGGGCCTGCCGAAGAAGTTCAAGGAGGCCGTGTCGAAGGAGGAGGCAGAGGAGGCCAAGAAGCAGCTCGAGGAAGTCGGAGCGAAGATCTCCATCGTGTGA
- the LOC135623985 gene encoding uncharacterized protein LOC135623985, with protein sequence MGRSKSEAPRRLRFASPDEAGDDVECSGASCRSCAAVMVADCVALGCCPCAVVDVLALALVKVPWAVSRRCLGMLKRREGASRRRRVRDEGGVERMRGEVVVEGREAKSSEKMKRWADVGATVGENGQGGQRSDADKVWMELYQIGHWGFGCHSREFRGGAIREDT encoded by the coding sequence ATGGGGAGGTCGAAGAGCGAGGCCCCGAGGAGGCTGCGCTTCGCGTCGCCCGACGAGGCCGGAGACGACGTGGAGTGCAGCGGCGCGTCGTGCCGGTCGTGCGCCGCGGTCATGGTCGCCGACTGCGTCGCGCTGGGCTGCTGTCCCTGCGCGGTGGTCGACGTGCTCGCCTTGGCCTTGGTGAAGGTCCCCTGGGCGGTGTCGAGGAGATGCTTGGGGATGCTGAAGAGGAGAGAGGGGGCTTCGCGAAGACGAAGGGTGAGAGATGAGGGAGGAGTAGAGAGGATGAGGGGGGAGGTGGTGGTCGAGGGAAGGGAAGCGAAGAGCTCGGAGAAGATGAAGCGGTGGGCTGACGTTGGAGCGACGGTGGGGGAGAATGGCCAAGGAGGTCAACGATCTGACGCTGATAAGGTGTGGATGGAGCTGTATCAGATCGGGCACTGGGGGTTTGGTTGTCATTCTCGGGAATTCAGGGGAGGGGCAATTAGGGAAGACACGTAG
- the LOC135622181 gene encoding MYB-like transcription factor EOBII codes for MDRKGSSNMNDKRVDSSQEAEVRKGPWTMEEDLILVNYITHHGEGVWNNLARSAGLNRTGKSCRLRWLNYLRPDLRRGNITPQEQLLIMELHARWGNRWSKIARQLPGRTDNEIKNYWRTRIQKRVKRSESDDFQNAMLTDEAGAGTSQTNSSNDGRDQPSHPDEQTATAADGVDPQFPAESSYNFWTFEDFWSMQLPDDDYMK; via the exons ATGGACAGGAAAGGTAGCAGCAACATGAACGATAAGAGGGTGGACAGCAGCCAGGAGGCGGAGGTGAGGAAGGGGCCATGGACCATGGAGGAGGACCTCATCCTCGTCAACTACATCACCCACCACGGCGAGGGCGTTTGGAACAACCTCGCGCGGTCCGCAG GCCTGAACCGAACTGGGAAGAGCTGCCGGCTTCGGTGGCTGAACTACCTGAGGCCGGACCTACGGCGCGGGAACATCACGCCGCAGGAGCAGCTCCTGATCATGGAGCTCCATGCGAGATGGGGAAACAG GTGGTCGAAAATTGCAAGACAACTGCCGGGTAGGACCGACaatgagatcaagaactactggaggacCAGGATACAGAAGAGGGTGAAACGGAGCGAGTCCGACGACTTCCAGAACGCCATGCTCACGGACGAAGCTGGTGCTGGCACTAGCCAGACGAACAGCAGCAACGATGGGAGGGATCAGCCGAGCCACCCCGATGAGCAGACTGCTACCGCTGCTGACGGCGTCGACCCTCAATTCCCCGCCGAGTCCAGCTACAACTTCTGGACCTTCGAGGACTTCTGGTCGATGCAATTGCCCGACGACGATTACATGAAATGA
- the LOC135622672 gene encoding uncharacterized protein LOC135622672: protein MQENKRRAMEAEEEEGKQRVPVLVASPSFREPFAEADDLLDPPPPVGTGDGGDESDVDDDDSEFAFVVKDPETGPAITAAEIFSNGQIRPIYPVFDRSLLLANGDDDRGRLVAEGEEKTAPVRRTLGKLLIEEREEHSASASSSSSSLGTDELEGIPPGTYCVWAPRSTAPSASRCKKSRSTGSSLRWRLRDLVIGRSQSDGKEKFVFLAAKGEEAVAAGSEESKKEKAKARDKGGKPTEVDGPTAHRVYYGKGRQTRSGAVRRSFLPYNQNLIGFFANVNGLSRTHHPF from the coding sequence ATGCAGGAAAACAAACGGAGAGCGATGGAagcagaagaagaggaagggaagCAACGCGTACCCGTCCTCGTGGCTTCCCCCAGCTTCCGGGAGCCCTTCGCCGAGGCTGACGATCTCCTAGATCCACCGCCTCCCGTCGGCACCGGGGACGGCGGAGATGAGTCCGACGTCGACGACGACGATTCCGAATTCGCCTTCGTTGTCAAGGACCCCGAGACCGGTCCGGCCATCACCGCCGCCGAGATATTCTCCAACGGCCAGATCCGCCCCATCTACCCCGTCTTCGACCGCTCCCTCCTCCTCGCCAACGGCGACGACGATCGCGGCCGCCTCGTAGCGGAGGGGGAGGAGAAGACCGCACCGGTGCGCAGAACCCTAGGGAAGCTCTTGATCGAGGAGCGCGAGGAGCACTCCGCCTCTGCCTCCTCATCCTCGTCGTCCTTGGGAACGGACGAGCTCGAGGGGATCCCGCCGGGGACGTACTGCGTGTGGGCGCCGAGGTCGACCGCGCCGTCGGCATCGCGGTGCAAGAAGAGCAGATCCACGGGGTCCTCGCTGCGGTGGCGGCTCCGGGACCTGGTGATCGGACGGAGCCAGAGCGACGGGAAGGAGAAGTTCGTGTTCCTCGCGGCCAAGGGCGAGGAGGCGGTGGCAGCAGGGTCGGAGGAGAGCAAGAAGGAGAAGGCCAAGGCGAGAGACAAGGGAGGTAAACCGACGGAGGTGGACGGACCTACCGCCCATCGGGTATATTACGGTAAAGGCCGGCAGACACGGAGCGGCGCGGTCCGGCGTTCGTTCCTTCCTTACAACCAAAATTTGATCGGGTTCTTCGCCAATGTGAACGGGCTTTCCCGGACGCATCACCCATTTTAA
- the LOC135585797 gene encoding cinnamoyl-CoA reductase-like SNL6 isoform X1 codes for MGVLRSTESLEAEIEEMREALLRSGGIGRAHVRKAGSGSVRRRADGDGGVGDERTVCVTGGISFVGFAVVNHLLDRGYTVRLALETQEDMDKLRETEMFGEMGRDGVWAVMASVMDLESLCRAFDGCVGVFHTSSVVDPGGLSGYSKHMAQMEVRAAELVVEACVRTQSVRRCVFTSSLLACVWRENSTPRSSRRPTIVDENCWSDQRVCRDKKLWFALGKTMAEKAAWRAARGRDVKLVTVCPALVTGPGFLRRNSTSSIAYLKGQRPLPRPSHCRLLGSYISFLGNACRSSRYAHGGTARHHRRGEGSRGSRSCVRGNEQHRLWAIHLLRSCHPKRRRGRRTRAAAGSSEQGIQGRPRRLPDMGGALQPEALKAILFQEEEVYIRYLLDLAGVVGLHIVYIPGEAHSNT; via the exons ATGGGGGTGCTAAGGAGCACGGAGAGCTTGGAGGCGGAGATCGAGGAGATGCGGGAGGCGCTGCTGCGGAGCGGCGGAATCGGGAGGGCCCATGTGCGGAAGGCGGGGTCGGGAAGCGTCCGGCGGAGGGCGGACGGCGACGGCGGGGTAGGCGACGAGCGGACGGTGTGCGTCACCGGGGGGATCTCGTTCGTCGGGTTCGCCGTCGTCAACCACCTCCTCGACCGCGGATACACCGTCCGCCTCGCCCTCGAAACCCAGG AGGACATGGACAAGCTGAGGGAGACGGAGATGTTCGGCGAGATGGGCAGGGACGGGGTGTGGGCGGTGATGGCCAGCGTGATGGACTTGGAGAGCTTGTGCCGGGCGTTCGATGGGTGCGTCGGGGTCTTCCACACCTCCAGCGTCGTTGATCCGGGGGGTCTCTCTGGCTACTCG AAGCACATGGCCCAAATGGAGGTGAGAGCAGCCGAGCTAGTGGTTGAAGCCTGCGTGAGAACCCAATCGGTCAGAAGATGCGTCTTCACCTCCTCGCTTCTGGCTTGCGTTTGGCGAGAGAACAGCACTCCTCGAAGTAGCCGTCGCCCCACCATCGTGGACGAGAACTGCTGGAGCGATCAGAGAGTGTGTCGTGATAAAAAG CTATGGTTTGCGCTGGGCAAGACAATGGCAGAGAAAGCGGCATGGAGGGCGGCACGTGGGAGAGATGTGAAGCTGGTGACCGTATGCCCCGCCCTCGTCACCGGACCTGGTTTCCTTCGTCGCAACTCCACCAGCTCCATCGCCTACCTCAAAGGCCAGAGGCCACTCCCTCGCCCATCTCACTGTCGCCTTCTAGGATCCTACATCTCATTCCTTGGAAATGCCTGCAGGAGCTCAAGATATGCTCACGGAGGGACTGCTCGCCACCACCGACGTGGAGAAGGTAGCCGAGGCTCACGTAGCTGTGTACGAGGCAATGAGCAGCACCGCTTGTGGGCGATACATCTGCTACGATCATGTCATCCGAAGCGGCGAAGAGGCCGCCGAACTAGAGCGGCAGCTGGGTCTTCCGAACAGGGTATCCAGGGACGCCCACGCCGATTGCCCGACATGGGTGGAGCTCTCCAACCGGAAGCTCTCAAGGCTATCCTCTTCCAGGAGGAGGAGGTGTACATACGATATCTACTCGATCTCGCAGGAGTAGTAGGCCTACACATTGTGTACATTCCGGGAGAAGCACATTCGAATACCTGA
- the LOC103997294 gene encoding PWWP domain-containing protein 3, which produces MEDPDTLAEDPPAVAKPPDAPATKRRRQAAEPTVSAELLLARTRRRVGDRVSTDTEKRSMAAAPLPETAGGGGGGAGRGSFRAGDLVWAKFKIRAWWPGKVLDPTLHAGEVKRHGGGQSVLVAPFGDAAVAWFEPSQLKPFEEQFRQMMKQSSSTSFVYAVKDALVETEKQLGSEMSCYCSPDSNSEVAQGVGKRSVAKYSPAQFHERLLDAALDVLGTDMLEVVLLRCWALTLRRVTQCPADLLEKDYRDDPLHGPASDDTEMESEVGFNRAGRGPGTSEVSQQKKERSIAELIADKGSEIAEPHRSMVKAASFHESSPSSSSDSQEQKKKGEKSKSSEVGNGVLRVQEEKAIFMDKPDPSLSTDKQASKGEKNQSSGVKNDGVVAEQETRSSGRERKRSKYLSPPYTYISAYHKRPVSFNYEPTESLNRGAEVSQSSFTGSPQNIVNINQASKKEAGKTGSASNHDRSSTSGILSVFLSAAMDPLSRKWNQSANVVRDFLDKFRSFVYSDGSDFHSYQKFLDDLGSNGERSTEAYMNNSSGIDGTDAKKNKRLNLVGDKTPNGHIPTESGKVQKRRKIKHGDGEAGTEISMATENSSANGTKLVNYAQERKMSKGNSVSAKIKFDLHHELSGNAEGSKLRKRTNKGNDTSDTETRLDSGAGFAGQAEPNKLGRRTKGNGGSKPESASEMEHKPTSSSEEDRSKKKKEETNYETPAYLLLKFAPGTALPSKGDIISRFSIYGPVDKSDTEILQGSHCIRVAFKRGMDAEKALKNLDGSGSLESSVTKQELHYFSGNISSQLRTSTVLKTPLPYIRKSLERMISKLTEFVEAEKDVGSSNMLRPEITDNLVDEMDGLLKKVDKLLTGPSVST; this is translated from the coding sequence ATGGAAGACCCAGACACCCTGGCGGAGGATCCTCCGGCCGTCGCGAAGCCACCAGACGCGCCAGCAACCAAGCGACGCCGGCAAGCGGCCGAACCCACGGTCTCGGCGGAGCTTCTCCTTGCCAGAACTCGACGCCGCGTCGGGGATAGGGTTTCCACCGACACCGAGAAGCGATCGATGGCCGCAGCCCCACTTCCTGAAAcggcgggaggaggaggaggaggagctgggAGGGGCTCGTTTCGAGCTGGGgatctggtttgggccaagttcaaGATCCGCGCTTGGTGGCCAGGGAAGGTCCTCGATCCGACTTTGCACGCCGGCGAGGTCAAGAGACATGGCGGGGGTCAGTCCGTCCTCGTTGCTCCCTTTGGCGATGCCGCCGTTGCTTGGTTCGAACCGTCTCAGCTGAAGCCGTTTGAGGAACAATTCCGGCAGATGATGAAGCAGAGTAGTTCCACTAGCTTTGTGTATGCTGTCAAGGATGCCTTGGTCGAGACGGAGAAGCAGTTAGGGTCGGAGATGTCTTGCTACTGTTCGCCGGATTCGAATTCTGAGGTCGCGCAAGGGGTTGGCAAACGCTCAGTCGCTAAGTATTCGCCTGCCCAGTTCCATGAGCGACTACTCGATGCTGCTCTCGATGTTTTGGGTACTGATATGCTTGAGGTTGTGTTGCTGCGGTGCTGGGCATTGACTCTTCGACGCGTGACACAGTGTCCAGCCGACCTTCTGGAGAAGGATTATCGGGATGATCCGCTGCATGGTCCCGCTTCTGACGACACTGAAATGGAATCCGAAGTCGGATTTAACAGGGCAGGGAGAGGGCCAGGGACTTCAGAGGTCTCACAGCAGAAGAAGGAAAGAAGtattgctgaactcattgcagatAAAGGTTCCGAAATAGCAGAACCTCATCGTAGTATGGTGAAAGCTGCTAGCTTTCATGAGTCGAGTCCGTCGTCATCATCAGATTCCCAAGAGCAAAAGAAGAAGGGCGAGAAAAGCAAAAGCTCTGAGGTTGGAAATGGTGTACTTAGGGTTCAAGAGGAGAAAGCTATCTTCATGGACAAACCTGATCCCTCATTGTCAACTGATAAACAAGCAAGCAAGGGTGAGAAAAACCAGAGCTCTGGTGTGAAGAATGATGGTGTTGTAGCTGAACAAGAGACAAGGTCCAGTGGACGGGAACGCAAAAGAAGCAAGTACCTATCACCTCCCTACACTTATATAAGTGCATATCATAAGCGCCCAGTTTCATTCAACTATGAGCCAACAGAAAGTCTGAACAGAGGTGCTGAAGTTTCTCAATCATCCTTTACTGGGTCCCCTCAAAATATAGTGAACATTAATCAGGCTTCGAAAAAGGAAGCTGGTAAGACTGGTTCTGCATCTAATCATGATAGGAGTTCCACTAGTGGCATCCTATCAGTGTTCCTCTCAGCAGCTATGGACCCTTTGTCTAGGAAATGGAACCAATCAGCCAATGTTGTCAGGGACTTCTTAGATAAGTTTAGAAGTTTTGTTTACTCAGATGGTTCTGACTTCCATAGTTACCAAAAGTTCCTCGATGATTTGGGTAGCAATGGTGAACGGTCTACGGAGGCCTACATGAATAATAGTTCAGGAATTGATGGTACTGATGCGAAGAAGAATAAGAGACTGAATTTGGTTGGTGATAAGACTCCAAACGGCCATATTCCAACTGAAtcaggaaaagttcaaaagaggaggaagataAAGCATGGTGATGGTGAAGCTGGTACTGAAATCTCAATGGCCACAGAAAATAGTAGTGCAAATGGCACAAAACTAGTTAACTATGCCCAGGAAAGGAAAATGAGCAAAGGAAATAGTGTTAGtgctaaaattaaatttgatttgcATCATGAACTCAGTGGTAATGCGGAAGGAAGTAAATTGAGGAAGAGAACAAACAAGGGCAATGATACATCTGATACTGAAACTCGATTAGATTCTGGTGCTGGATTTGCTGGTCAAGCTGAACCTAATAAATTGGGTAGGAGGACCAAGGGTAATGGTGGCAGTAAACCTGAATCAGCTTCAGAGATGGAACACAAACCCACAAGTTCTTCTGAAGAAGAtagatcaaagaaaaagaaagaggaaaCTAACTATGAAACTCCTGCTTATCTGCTGCTGAAATTTGCCCCTGGAACTGCTTTGCCATCTAAAGGTGATATTATCTCAAGATTCAGTATATATGGGCCTGTAGACAAGTCTGATACAGAAATTTTGCAAGGTTCTCATTGCATTCGTGTTGCGTTTAAGAGAGGCATGGATGCAGAGAAGGCCTTAAAAAATTTAGATGGTAGTGGATCCTTGGAATCTTCGGTCACAAAACAAGAGCTGCATTACTTTTCAGGAAATATAAGCTCTCAATTGCGAACATCCACCGTTCTGAAAACTCCCCTTCCATACATAAGGAAGAGCCTTGAGAGGATGATTTCTAAGCTTACTGAATTCGTGGAAGCTGAGAAAGATGTAGGATCTTCCAACATGTTGAGGCCAGAGATAACAGATAATCTAGTGGATGAGATGGATGGCCTTCTGAAGAAGGTTGATAAGCTTCTTACTGGACCTTCTGTTAGTACTTAA
- the LOC135585797 gene encoding cinnamoyl-CoA reductase-like SNL6 isoform X3, with protein MDKLRETEMFGEMGRDGVWAVMASVMDLESLCRAFDGCVGVFHTSSVVDPGGLSGYSKHMAQMEVRAAELVVEACVRTQSVRRCVFTSSLLACVWRENSTPRSSRRPTIVDENCWSDQRVCRDKKLWFALGKTMAEKAAWRAARGRDVKLVTVCPALVTGPGFLRRNSTSSIAYLKGQRPLPRPSHCRLLGSYISFLGNACRSSRYAHGGTARHHRRGEGSRGSRSCVRGNEQHRLWAIHLLRSCHPKRRRGRRTRAAAGSSEQGIQGRPRRLPDMGGALQPEALKAILFQEEEVYIRYLLDLAGVVGLHIVYIPGEAHSNT; from the exons ATGGACAAGCTGAGGGAGACGGAGATGTTCGGCGAGATGGGCAGGGACGGGGTGTGGGCGGTGATGGCCAGCGTGATGGACTTGGAGAGCTTGTGCCGGGCGTTCGATGGGTGCGTCGGGGTCTTCCACACCTCCAGCGTCGTTGATCCGGGGGGTCTCTCTGGCTACTCG AAGCACATGGCCCAAATGGAGGTGAGAGCAGCCGAGCTAGTGGTTGAAGCCTGCGTGAGAACCCAATCGGTCAGAAGATGCGTCTTCACCTCCTCGCTTCTGGCTTGCGTTTGGCGAGAGAACAGCACTCCTCGAAGTAGCCGTCGCCCCACCATCGTGGACGAGAACTGCTGGAGCGATCAGAGAGTGTGTCGTGATAAAAAG CTATGGTTTGCGCTGGGCAAGACAATGGCAGAGAAAGCGGCATGGAGGGCGGCACGTGGGAGAGATGTGAAGCTGGTGACCGTATGCCCCGCCCTCGTCACCGGACCTGGTTTCCTTCGTCGCAACTCCACCAGCTCCATCGCCTACCTCAAAGGCCAGAGGCCACTCCCTCGCCCATCTCACTGTCGCCTTCTAGGATCCTACATCTCATTCCTTGGAAATGCCTGCAGGAGCTCAAGATATGCTCACGGAGGGACTGCTCGCCACCACCGACGTGGAGAAGGTAGCCGAGGCTCACGTAGCTGTGTACGAGGCAATGAGCAGCACCGCTTGTGGGCGATACATCTGCTACGATCATGTCATCCGAAGCGGCGAAGAGGCCGCCGAACTAGAGCGGCAGCTGGGTCTTCCGAACAGGGTATCCAGGGACGCCCACGCCGATTGCCCGACATGGGTGGAGCTCTCCAACCGGAAGCTCTCAAGGCTATCCTCTTCCAGGAGGAGGAGGTGTACATACGATATCTACTCGATCTCGCAGGAGTAGTAGGCCTACACATTGTGTACATTCCGGGAGAAGCACATTCGAATACCTGA
- the LOC135622668 gene encoding galactinol synthase 1-like translates to MASETPEGTLPSMPLTDQVKKRAYVTFLAGDGDYVKGVVGLVKGLRKVKSGYPLIAAVLPDVPELHRRLLQAQGCIIREIEPVHPPENQVQFAMAYYVINYSKLRIWNFVEYSKIIYLDADIQVYENIDHLFDMPDGYFYAVMDCFCEKTWSHSRQYSIGYCQQCPDKVAWPAEMGSPPPLYFNAGMFVSEPAHSTYNSLLKSLRITPPTPFAEQDFLNMYFEKIYKPIPPVYNLVLAMLWRHPENVELEKVNVVHYCAAGSKPWRFTGKEANMDREDIKMLVAKWWNIYNDDSLDFKEEDAIPEGDTCLRSTSVVGTMSEQKINYIPAPSVA, encoded by the exons ATGGCATCCGAGACTCCTGAAGGCACACTCCCATCCATGCCTCTGACAGACCAGGTGAAGAAGAGGGCTTATGTGACATTCCTGGCGGGAGATGGTGACTACGTGAAGGGAGTGGTGGGGCTGGTGAAGGGCCTCAGAAAGGTGAAGAGTGGCTACCCCTTGATAGCGGCGGTGCTGCCCGATGTGCCTGAACTGCACCGTCGGTTGCTTCAAGCCCAAGGTTGCATCATCCGGGAGATTGAACCTGTTCACCCACCTGAGAACCAGGTGCAGTTTGCCATGGCCTACTATGTCATCAACTACTCCAAGCTGCGCATCTGGAAT TTTGTGGAGTACAGCAAGATCATCTATTTAGATGCAGATATCCAAGTGTATGAAAACATAGACCACCTGTTCGACATGCCTGATGGCTACTTCTATGCGGTGATGGACTGCTTCTGCGAGAAGACATGGAGCCACTCTCGACAATACTCGATTGGCTACTGCCAGCAGTGCCCAGACAAAGTGGCATGGCCTGCTGAGATGGGATCCCCTCCACCATTGTACTTCAATGCTGGGATGTTTGTATCTGAACCGGCTCATTCAACTTACAATAGCCTCCTTAAATCTCTCAGGATAACACCTCCAACTCCCTTTGCTGAGCAG GACTTCTTGAACATGTACTTTGAGAAAATCTACAAGCCAATTCCACCTGTCTACAATCTGGTTCTAGCCATGCTATGGCGTCACCCTGAAAATGTTGAGCTTGAAAAAGTCAACGTGGTCCACTACTGTGCTGCG GGTTCCAAGCCCTGGAGGTTTACTGGAAAGGAAGCTAACATGGATAGGGAGGATATTAAGATGTTAGTAGCAAAATGGTGGAATATTTACAATGATGACTCTCTTGATTTCAAAGAAGAGGATGCCATTCCAGAAGGAGATACCTGCTTGAGGTCTACTTCGGTTGTGGGGACCATGTCGGAACAAAAAATCAACTACATACCTGCACCCTCTGTTGCCTAG
- the LOC135585797 gene encoding cinnamoyl-CoA reductase-like SNL6 isoform X2: MGVLRSTESLEAEIEEMREALLRSGGIGRAHVRKAGSGSVRRRADGDGGVGDERTVCVTGGISFVGFAVVNHLLDRGYTVRLALETQEDMDKLRETEMFGEMGRDGVWAVMASVMDLESLCRAFDGCVGVFHTSSVVDPGGLSGYSKHMAQMEVRAAELVVEACVRTQSVRRCVFTSSLLACVWRENSTPRSSRRPTIVDENCWSDQRVCRDKKLWFALGKTMAEKAAWRAARGRDVKLVTVCPALVTGPGFLRRNSTSSIAYLKGAQDMLTEGLLATTDVEKVAEAHVAVYEAMSSTACGRYICYDHVIRSGEEAAELERQLGLPNRVSRDAHADCPTWVELSNRKLSRLSSSRRRRCTYDIYSISQE; this comes from the exons ATGGGGGTGCTAAGGAGCACGGAGAGCTTGGAGGCGGAGATCGAGGAGATGCGGGAGGCGCTGCTGCGGAGCGGCGGAATCGGGAGGGCCCATGTGCGGAAGGCGGGGTCGGGAAGCGTCCGGCGGAGGGCGGACGGCGACGGCGGGGTAGGCGACGAGCGGACGGTGTGCGTCACCGGGGGGATCTCGTTCGTCGGGTTCGCCGTCGTCAACCACCTCCTCGACCGCGGATACACCGTCCGCCTCGCCCTCGAAACCCAGG AGGACATGGACAAGCTGAGGGAGACGGAGATGTTCGGCGAGATGGGCAGGGACGGGGTGTGGGCGGTGATGGCCAGCGTGATGGACTTGGAGAGCTTGTGCCGGGCGTTCGATGGGTGCGTCGGGGTCTTCCACACCTCCAGCGTCGTTGATCCGGGGGGTCTCTCTGGCTACTCG AAGCACATGGCCCAAATGGAGGTGAGAGCAGCCGAGCTAGTGGTTGAAGCCTGCGTGAGAACCCAATCGGTCAGAAGATGCGTCTTCACCTCCTCGCTTCTGGCTTGCGTTTGGCGAGAGAACAGCACTCCTCGAAGTAGCCGTCGCCCCACCATCGTGGACGAGAACTGCTGGAGCGATCAGAGAGTGTGTCGTGATAAAAAG CTATGGTTTGCGCTGGGCAAGACAATGGCAGAGAAAGCGGCATGGAGGGCGGCACGTGGGAGAGATGTGAAGCTGGTGACCGTATGCCCCGCCCTCGTCACCGGACCTGGTTTCCTTCGTCGCAACTCCACCAGCTCCATCGCCTACCTCAAAG GAGCTCAAGATATGCTCACGGAGGGACTGCTCGCCACCACCGACGTGGAGAAGGTAGCCGAGGCTCACGTAGCTGTGTACGAGGCAATGAGCAGCACCGCTTGTGGGCGATACATCTGCTACGATCATGTCATCCGAAGCGGCGAAGAGGCCGCCGAACTAGAGCGGCAGCTGGGTCTTCCGAACAGGGTATCCAGGGACGCCCACGCCGATTGCCCGACATGGGTGGAGCTCTCCAACCGGAAGCTCTCAAGGCTATCCTCTTCCAGGAGGAGGAGGTGTACATACGATATCTACTCGATCTCGCAGGAGTAG